The DNA sequence AAAAGCTGCCGTCGATCCCTAAAGACTTGTCTTTCGTTGTCGATGGCAATCCGATTTACTTGTTAGCACAGCACTTTTTCGCCCAACACGGAATTTCTTTCGATGTCCGCCAAGTCATCGGACTGACAAATGAGGATCCCGTGTCCGAGGAATATCGACCACTCAAACAGATCATTGAACGATTCAACCGAACGTTTAAAGGCAACTATCGACCCACTCATGGATTCGGCGCAGAAAAAGGCTCCGTTTCCTTTGTCACGCTCTTTGTGGCGTA is a window from the Thermincola ferriacetica genome containing:
- a CDS encoding DDE-type integrase/transposase/recombinase yields the protein VHGLSISHQTVINYANSVALIVQPFVDRFPYELSGSFCGDETYIRVKGRWHYLFFMFDAVKKVVLSYRVSPNRDTFSAIRAIDDVLKKLPSIPKDLSFVVDGNPIYLLAQHFFAQHGISFDVRQVIGLTNEDPVSEEYRPLKQIIERFNRTFKGNYRPTHGFGAEKGSVSFVTLFVA